The Montipora capricornis isolate CH-2021 chromosome 3, ASM3666992v2, whole genome shotgun sequence genome includes the window TGCCTTCTGGTATTACATAACAATCATTGATACATAACAGATTTCATGCACGATTACCATTTATGTGCTAATATTAAGCCACCAAAGGCCAGGGAGAAAACCATAAAAATTCTATTTGTCAGACAAATAATCTCTTTATGTCCTTTCTCCCTCCCCATATCAGGAATTCATTTGAATATTGGGCTGTATTACCTGAGCTTGTTTACTGGGCACAGAAAAAGATAGTAATCACGAAGTGGAGTGAAATGGCTCAGGGTGAAGGCCTAGAGCTGGTATAATCAATAAAGTTATcgaataaattacaaaaatatttgGTTCCATGACAAATGTAATGagcccagtaaaggtgagggcacaaAAAACGCCAAGCAGATTGATGGATATCATACTgccgccccctccccccccccgaAGGAAATGCATCCCGCAAAATTGAGAAAAGAACAAAAGCATCTTAACTTGTCAACAATCCGAAAGGTAAGAGGTCACATGCACCTGCTTGACAAAAGTTAAGTTATTCCAACTGGGAAGTAGAACTGCTGCCCTTGCAAATCACTTCAAACAGCTATGGATAAAAGGGGGTAAAGAGCTATGCCCAATACATGTAATAACTTGAATTAAAAGAGACAATTTAACTGAAATTAAGAACTGCTGCCCTTGCAAATCAGTTCAAGCAGCCATTGGCAAGAAAGTGGTAAAACGTTTGCCTAAAATACTAAGAAATCTTGCATTAAAATAACCTCATGAACAATGGGAACTGCTGCCCTTGCAATTCAGTTCCAGCGACCCAAAGCCCTTATTTGTGCATCAGACATTCCCCGCTCTGCAGCAAATGAGGCAGCACCGATGCGGAAGCTATGACCTTTATAACGTGTGGAGTCCAGCCCACAAGCCTTTAATGAAAGAGAAAGAAGGTCTGCAAAAAATTTCCTAGAAACGGGATTGTTATCTGGAGTAAGGAACAGTGGGCCTGGTCCATTTCCTCGCCTTGCTAAATACTCTAGTAAAAATTGCACCGGACAACAAGAATTCTGGCGATGCAAAAAGATTGTAAAGGGACGCTGGTTGTAGCTGTGTTTGAAATTGCCAAAAGTAATCCTAAGAGCGACGACGTAATTGGAAGAATCAACCAGTTTAGAAACATGTTGAGCCTGTATTATAAGATTGCTAGCGTCTTTCGCCGAGTTGTAGGTCATCTCATCAATTCTAAGGAAGGCAAAAAATGCCGTTGTACACATGGCTCTAAACTGACAGCATTGAAATTCGGAAATACAAAGTGTAGCCGAAGACTCAATCAATTTTTGGAGAACTGGGAGGGTAATAGGCAAGCGTGCATCTAAACGATTCTCAAGTTTGTTATAACCCTTAAGCATTTGAATGACGAAGAAGGCCTTGGTAGGATCTGAATAACCAAGAAACTTGTGTGAATAGCCGAGAGCGGACACATAGGAACTTACTGTTGATGGAGCATAATTTCTGTTATACATGTAAGCGATAAAAAGAGCCAGTGTATTGGGTGAGATGGGAAAGGAGTTGGAAACGGACTGGAAAATTGTGTTCAAGAATTGGTAAAAAAGCGTTCAAGCTCGCCTATAAGTTGGAATACAGGAAGGTTGGAGACTAGACTTAGCAAGCATGGACACTATTGAACCCAATTCTGAGGCTGCAGATGCTGGGGAATGTCTGTAGGCAAGGGGGTCCATGTGAGCTGGAGCTAGATGTCTGAAAGTCTGCACCCGCAAGCGAGACAGAGCATAAGCTTGGTTATTATGAATTCCCCGGAtgtgtttggctttaaaaagaaTATTGTGATCTAAACATATTGAAACAAGCTTCCAAACAAAGGCCATCAAATGTTTATCATTGCACGTTTGCCCATTGATCACATGAACCAGGGATTCATTGTCGGTAAGAAACAATATGCACTGATTACTCATGGCCTCGCCCCAAAGGTACAGACTTAAGACAATAGGATAAAACTCTAGAATTGCAATATTCTGGTATTCCCAATTAAACACTCTTTCATTTAAAAATGGACTAGATTATCGAAATCTGGACTGTCCATTTTGTTGAAAGTTCTGTGGGAATCCACATACTTAATACAAGAATTTCTCTGCTTGCTCTGTTTTTCACATACTTGTTCAtctcttccttctttttttcttgctttccaTATACACCACAAAATAAttgcctttttaaaattaaatttacacatatcttaaataaagctttttttagGCTTTTGAATTATGTATCAAACATGTTCACTTTTCAAAGCGTTTTCTTGAGATTGTTCCCCAACAATTCTTATACTCACTTACACGCAAGTTTTAGATCGTCGCATGCCTTGTCAATTTTATTAGATCTCGCATACCAACGTTTTAAATGCCAAAGTCCTCAACACAAATCTAAGAGCTTGTGATGAAGAATTATAGGAAATGAGGGATATTTCTTCAGCAATGAAAAGGCACTTAAAATCGTAAAGGGGAATGTGTTCTTACTGGATACCAGGTAAGGATGTGTTTTGTCAGAGCCTAGTTATGTATACCAAAGGTTGTAAGATATGGATGTTATACCAAAGGCTCTGAGGTATGGATGTTATACGAAAGGTTCTCAGGTATGGATGTTATACCAAAGTCTCATAAGTATGGATGTTATACCAAGGGCTCTGAGGTATGGATTTTACATTAAAGTCTCTGAAGTATGGATGTTATACTAAAGTCTGAAGTATGGATGCTATACCAAAGGCTCTGAGGTATGGATTTCATACCAAATTCTCTGAGGTATGGATGTTATACGAATTAAGGGCTACGAGGGATGGATTTAAACGACAAATAATGCATCTGAAATAAATATACGTTATTTAATTATAGTTGCAAAATTGCATATTCTTTAACTATTAAAATTTGGTTGTAAGCGAATTATGCATAAAAGGGATCCCATTTTGAAAAGGGTCGATTTCTTTCTGATTCCCTAACCATCCcctcttttaaaattaaagtatACATAACCAACCAAAATTTTAAACTGATCGGGGTGGTGTGAATTTAAAGTCTCTTTACCGTGTACATTGCAAACATTCAGTTAAATCAAGCTTAAGAATATATGGGCCTAACGAAGGGCTTATGGTGATAACTTGACCTTCTGCTTGATGAACTCGATTTTTCGATCTTCCCCACCGACGGAGCACCAAAGTATGGAACTATGGAACAGCCTAGCTAGGAACTAAGAGGcgtaataaataataacatttaCTTTTGgtattttaaaattgcttaaggAGTGTCTATTTTTATACTTAGTTACTCTGCCTATATCGGAATCAAAAACATATTGATCGTAGGGCTTTCTATGTACAAGGTAAAGCGCAACGTTCTTTTTAGTCAGTGCTTTCATTCTCCAGGTccattttctctttaaatgacCATATTTCTTGTAAGACCTTCTCTCTACAGGCTGGCTTTGCTTCCGTAAAAAGGCAGTGTCTTCCAAGATTAGCTGCAGCCATAATCGGGTAACCTGCAACAAAACAGTTTAAATGTTGAGTGTGCTAAATGAAATGTTgcggagcagggctggcgcagtgctGGCGAGAGCACTGTGGCacgggatcgattcccggaatCGACACCATATgagggttgagtttattggttctg containing:
- the LOC138040269 gene encoding uncharacterized protein → MNQYPEVLKEEKLEKYLEFNLASIPLELKVTRLWLQLILEDTAFLRKQSQPVERRSYKKYGHLKRKWTWRMKALTKKNVALYLVHRKPYDQYVFDSDIGRSVSNSFPISPNTLALFIAYMYNRNYAPSTVSSYVSALGYSHKFLGYSDPTKAFFVIQMLKGYNKLENRLDARLPITLPVLQKLIESSATLCISEFQCCQFRAMCTTAFFAFLRIDEMTYNSAKDASNLIIQAQHVSKLVDSSNYVVALRITFGNFKHSYNQRPFTIFLHRQNSCCPVQFLLEYLARRGNGPGPLFLTPDNNPVSRKFFADLLSLSLKACGLDSTRYKGHSFRIGAASFAAERGMSDAQIRALGRWN